CTTTCCCGTCGTTTTGACGAACAGTTACTGGAAGCAGTGGACTTTACCGATGTTAAAGAGCGCTTTCACGGTATTCATCTGCCCATTGGCGCTGCGGTTGGCGAAGGGCTCTGCAAAACGGCTGCAATCTCTTTAAAGCTGCCTGTCGGCGTACCGGTGGCCAGCGCCATCATCGACGGGTATGGCGGCACACTCTCTACGATCCTGTCCCGCAGTAAGAACGAACCCGTTAACCCTCCTGAAACAGCCCTTAAGCGACTGAGCATGATCGTCGGAACGTCGACCATTTATATCGCCACCAGTCGCGAGCCTCAAAACATTTACGGAACCTGGGGCCCTTCTCCATCAGTGCTGCCTGACCTTTACCACAATGCCGTCGGGCAGAGTGCTGCCGGCATTCTGCTGGATTACATTCTTGCCAATCACCCTGCACACGAACTCGCCTGCAATAAGGCAAGACAAAAGGGGCTGAGCATCACCGCCTATCTGAATGTACAGCTTGAAAAGATGGCGGGAGAACAGCCTGTCGCCTGCCTGGCTGAAAACATTCATATGCTGCCCTACTATGCTGGCAACCGAACGCCCAGAATGGACATGACCCTGGTAGGAATGATCAGCGGATTAAAACTGGATAACAGTGAAGGCAACCTGGCATTACATTACCTCTGCACCATTCAGGCTCTGGCGCTTGGCGCACGACACAATATTGAAACCCTGATCTGTGCAGGTTATGAGTTTGACCTTCTGACTCCGGCAGGCGGGCTGGCGAAAAACCCGCTGTTTCTGGCAGAACACTGTAATGCGACCGGGCTGCCTGCTGCCATTCCAGAGCAACCCGACGCGATGTTGTTATCCGGGGCAATGACGGCAGGACTGGCTGCCAAATTGTTCTCTGACTGGACTCATGCTATCCAGTCAGTCAGTCGTTACGAACAGATCATTAATCCTGACCCGGAGCTGGCGGACTATTACGAAAGAAAATATTGTGTTTTTCTGGAGATGCACGAAGACCAGATGAAATACAGGAAGATAATGGCGACAGCTCTGAACACGACAAAAAATTCAGTTTTTTGACAAGGCGCAGCGGGTTAGTGACAACGGTTGTTTTTCTGTATCTATCGAAGCAGAATTAACAAGCCCTTTCAGCGTACGGTGAAAATAATAATGAAAAAAACACTCGCACTGTCTATGACATTACCGGTGATGGCTGCCTTGCAGACACCGTTTTTTATCAGCGCCGCCAGCGCCCATGGCTGGAGTGAATTTCCTCCGGCCCGACAGGCGGTCTGCTATGACCAGGGGGGCATCTGGAGTGGCACGCCGCCGAGCCCGGGCTGTGCCCAGGCGAAAGCGATATCCGGAAGCTTCCCGTTTGTTCAGCGTAATGAGTACGCTAAGAATATTAATGACTACAACAATATGCAGGCCGTACGCAGCGCCATTCCGGACGGTACGCTCTGTTATGCCAATGATGATAAAAAAGCGGGCATGGGCGTGGCTCATTCCGGCTGGACCCGGACCGAAGTAAAAGCGGGCACCTTTGAATTTGTGTTTAATGCCACGGCTCCCCACAACCCGTCGTTCTGGCAGTTTTATCTGACCAAACCCAATGCGGATCTGTCGAAAAAACTGGCCTGGGGCGACCTTGAACTGATTCAGGAAGTGGGCAATGTGCCGGTGGTGGCTGGTAAGTACCGGATGGATGTAACCATTCCTGAAAGTCGTTCTGGTAATGCCATTCTTTATACGCGCTGGCAGCGGGATGATTCGGCGGGTGAAGGTTTTTATAATTGCAGCGATATTGCGATTATCAATGACAACAACGCCCCGGACCCTGAACCCAAACAGCCTTACCTGGTGCAGGGCAACGCCTTTATTCCACAAAATATCAGCCTTGACTCAGCCGCGGTGGGTAAGGTGGTGAATTATACCGTGCTTAATCAGAATGCCGAGCGCCATGCGTCCTTCTCGGTCGCTATTACCGACAGCAATAAAGACGACTGGGATCGTCTGCTAGCGTCCGAAGTGAACGGCTGGTATGAGGCCAATTACAATGGTGATGTCTTTATTGGGCGCTGGCATGATGAAATGAGTCATTACATGTATTTCCGCAATGACTTACACGGTAACTACTTTAACTCCAGGGATGCCGGATTCTCCGGGCAATTCAGCATTACCGATGCCATTGCTTTACAGGCTGTGATTACGCCGAAGGTGCTTAAACCTCTGGAAAATGCCAGTGTCGTCCATGGCGATTATGTGGTGCTTACGCCATCTGACAGTAATGGTCATCAGGCCGACGCCCAGTGGCAGCAAACCAGCGGAACCACTGTGCAAACCACCACCGACGCTAACCAGCAGCTGCTGATTGATACTTCCACCCTGCCCAACGCGCGCCATGAGCTGACCTTCCAGCTGGCTCTGAGCAGCAATAGTGTCAGTGATGATGAAGTGTATTCCTTTGTTGTCCAGCCTTCCGGATCGAACGACTCGGGTGGTGATGACTCGGGTGGTAGTGATGATTCCGGTGTCGCGTCGTGGAGTGCCGCCAAAGCCTATGCTCAGGGCGATGTGGTCAGCCACGCTGGCAAAACCTGGACAGCCCAGTGGTGGACTCAGGGCGAGGAGCCGGGCACAACCGGTGACTGGGGCGCCTGGCGCTGATTGAGTGAATCAGTCTGTCGTTTTCATCCGTAACGGCAGACGCCGTTTTATCCCATCGTCATCCCCGCCTGCGCGGGGATGACGGAGGTGCTGGTATGTTATTCAGTACTGCTACCCTAAGTTACCCTTCCCCCTGCCAACGTTAACCCGTCGTAATTTGATTTATGTCTATATATGATGCGCTTTTGACCTATTGATCCTTTCTTTTTGTAGTGGCTTGAGATAATTTTCATCAAAAATATTTGACTGAAAAGCCTTACAGACGATGCAGTAGACGACAAGGCGTTTATTTTTTTGAGCGAATATAGATAAAGTTCTGGTTATTTCTCAGGTATATCGCTAATAGCCAGTCCCATAAACATTGCAGACTCTTTATAACCGTCATTCACCACCCTATTCAGGAATAAATTTCTTGGTACGTTGAGCCCAAAATAAAAATGATCGTCGATTGCCTCTCTGATATTCC
Above is a genomic segment from Endozoicomonas euniceicola containing:
- a CDS encoding lytic polysaccharide monooxygenase; the protein is MKKTLALSMTLPVMAALQTPFFISAASAHGWSEFPPARQAVCYDQGGIWSGTPPSPGCAQAKAISGSFPFVQRNEYAKNINDYNNMQAVRSAIPDGTLCYANDDKKAGMGVAHSGWTRTEVKAGTFEFVFNATAPHNPSFWQFYLTKPNADLSKKLAWGDLELIQEVGNVPVVAGKYRMDVTIPESRSGNAILYTRWQRDDSAGEGFYNCSDIAIINDNNAPDPEPKQPYLVQGNAFIPQNISLDSAAVGKVVNYTVLNQNAERHASFSVAITDSNKDDWDRLLASEVNGWYEANYNGDVFIGRWHDEMSHYMYFRNDLHGNYFNSRDAGFSGQFSITDAIALQAVITPKVLKPLENASVVHGDYVVLTPSDSNGHQADAQWQQTSGTTVQTTTDANQQLLIDTSTLPNARHELTFQLALSSNSVSDDEVYSFVVQPSGSNDSGGDDSGGSDDSGVASWSAAKAYAQGDVVSHAGKTWTAQWWTQGEEPGTTGDWGAWR
- a CDS encoding FGGY-family carbohydrate kinase; amino-acid sequence: MDDILLSIDVGSGSLRCALVTTEGKILAQQKHAIRCWNPAGKMGFSSDDIWSNLVDTIKNLISLSNYEPDSIRGIGLDATASLLFLTADMKPIALPDNSECDVYGWMDHRALPQSEQFSAVMHRTGNHQRMIPETHIARALWLKQSHPELWKQCYCIIDLSDYLVWKLTDELIWTNGSLSRRFDEQLLEAVDFTDVKERFHGIHLPIGAAVGEGLCKTAAISLKLPVGVPVASAIIDGYGGTLSTILSRSKNEPVNPPETALKRLSMIVGTSTIYIATSREPQNIYGTWGPSPSVLPDLYHNAVGQSAAGILLDYILANHPAHELACNKARQKGLSITAYLNVQLEKMAGEQPVACLAENIHMLPYYAGNRTPRMDMTLVGMISGLKLDNSEGNLALHYLCTIQALALGARHNIETLICAGYEFDLLTPAGGLAKNPLFLAEHCNATGLPAAIPEQPDAMLLSGAMTAGLAAKLFSDWTHAIQSVSRYEQIINPDPELADYYERKYCVFLEMHEDQMKYRKIMATALNTTKNSVF